One genomic segment of Cystobacter fuscus DSM 2262 includes these proteins:
- a CDS encoding fibronectin type III domain-containing protein, translating into MFRNLVSVRKLIAGTLAFSLGCGVPPGPGMEEETGPATESTQGLGATERALASDRAYQWLKVQQDLTNGSALSGLVDSFDDWWNATERKQIVYTYDQAVAAIAFMAKGDRVRAEKVLDKLVAIQDPDGSWINSYWWNGYGEEIRKHVGPVAWVTMAFMTHEKLYGSTTYRTPARKALEWMLTFKKPNGAISGGRTTWDIQGVWTDEVWSSTEHNEDVYNLYRYYAGKFSDRTTAYNDAAQGVKQFLDNVMWNNTTQRFYGGWKNNTGLLDTNVPLDVNPWGVLALGLSGTRDYKASLASVDNARGVGTVADPRYVHSLPYENTTITAYDFDWQYDCARATDQNGNYNGDRCADIWFEGSAFMSVAHYMNGNTTKADSIIDEIIKKQGTSGSLLGGVPYSLKGTSNNYWRMAQENCVSSTGWLILAIHRFNPFTGSVVNGGGGNPTDTQAPSAPSSLKVSSTTSSSVALSWTASTDNVGVASYDIYRGSTLVGSSSATTFTVSGLSASTTYSFSIKARDAAGNTSAASNTVSATTSASGTGGDHTTADYTASVTRTSSTQARISFKPTISALYVDVHYTLNGGGQQNFRMALANGTWTQDVAGLSTGSRREYWFTYEKSGPQYDSPHYTYTH; encoded by the coding sequence ATGTTTCGAAATCTCGTCTCCGTCCGGAAGTTGATCGCGGGCACGCTGGCGTTTTCCCTCGGCTGTGGAGTGCCCCCCGGTCCCGGCATGGAGGAGGAGACCGGGCCGGCCACCGAGTCCACCCAGGGGTTGGGTGCAACGGAGCGTGCGCTGGCCTCGGACCGGGCGTACCAGTGGCTCAAGGTGCAGCAGGATCTGACGAACGGGAGCGCCCTGAGCGGACTCGTCGACAGCTTCGATGACTGGTGGAACGCCACCGAGCGCAAGCAGATCGTCTACACCTACGATCAGGCCGTGGCCGCCATCGCCTTCATGGCCAAGGGCGACCGCGTGCGCGCCGAGAAGGTGCTCGACAAGCTCGTCGCCATCCAGGATCCGGATGGCTCGTGGATCAACTCCTACTGGTGGAACGGCTACGGCGAGGAGATCCGCAAGCACGTGGGCCCGGTGGCCTGGGTCACCATGGCCTTCATGACCCACGAGAAGCTCTACGGCTCCACCACCTACCGGACCCCCGCCCGGAAGGCGTTGGAGTGGATGCTCACGTTCAAGAAGCCCAACGGCGCCATCTCCGGCGGACGCACCACCTGGGACATCCAGGGCGTCTGGACGGACGAGGTCTGGAGCTCCACCGAGCACAACGAGGACGTCTACAACCTCTACCGCTACTACGCGGGCAAGTTCTCCGACCGCACCACGGCGTACAACGACGCCGCCCAGGGCGTGAAGCAGTTCCTCGACAACGTGATGTGGAACAACACCACGCAGCGCTTCTACGGCGGGTGGAAGAACAACACCGGCCTGCTGGACACGAACGTTCCCCTGGACGTCAATCCCTGGGGCGTCCTCGCGCTCGGCTTGTCGGGCACCCGGGACTACAAGGCCTCGCTCGCCTCCGTCGACAACGCCCGGGGCGTTGGCACCGTCGCGGATCCCCGGTACGTGCACTCCCTGCCGTACGAGAACACCACCATCACCGCCTACGACTTCGACTGGCAGTACGACTGCGCCCGGGCCACTGATCAGAACGGCAACTACAACGGCGACCGGTGCGCGGACATCTGGTTCGAGGGCTCGGCCTTCATGTCGGTCGCCCACTACATGAATGGCAACACGACCAAGGCCGACTCCATCATCGACGAAATCATCAAGAAGCAGGGCACGAGCGGCTCGCTGCTCGGCGGCGTCCCCTACTCCCTCAAGGGCACCAGCAACAACTACTGGCGCATGGCGCAGGAAAACTGCGTGTCGAGCACCGGCTGGCTCATCCTCGCCATCCACCGCTTCAATCCCTTCACCGGCTCCGTGGTGAATGGCGGCGGCGGAAACCCGACCGACACCCAGGCGCCCTCCGCGCCGTCCTCCCTGAAGGTCTCGTCCACGACGAGCAGCAGCGTGGCGCTGTCCTGGACGGCGTCCACGGACAACGTCGGCGTCGCGAGCTACGACATCTATCGGGGCTCGACGCTGGTGGGCTCCAGCTCGGCCACCACCTTCACCGTGAGCGGCCTGTCGGCCAGCACCACGTACTCCTTCTCCATCAAGGCGCGCGACGCCGCCGGCAACACCTCCGCGGCGAGCAACACCGTCAGCGCCACCACCAGCGCCTCGGGCACCGGCGGCGACCACACGACGGCCGACTACACCGCCAGCGTCACCCGGACCTCCAGCACCCAGGCCAGAATCTCCTTCAAGCCCACCATCTCCGCCCTCTACGTGGACGTGCACTACACGCTCAATGGCGGCGGCCAGCAGAACTTCCGGATGGCGCTCGCCAACGGAACCTGGACGCAGGACGTGGCGGGCCTGAGCACGGGCAGCCGGCGCGAGTACTGGTTCACCTACGAGAAGTCCGGCCCCCAGTACGACTCGCCCCACTACACCTATACGCACTGA
- a CDS encoding PA14 domain-containing protein, with the protein MHIDKNTRPSRHGPGARRDLQGALLLALFTLACDGEPAAGTIEAADGASALATTVTVSFQEQVSPSAAYTGVSDTSLLESSPSTNTGADPILRMDRDHPSGTGKVANTLLRFDVSAIPSNATVQSARLTFNVKNATTGEGYFVHAASRAWNESQATWTNATSTITWSAGGASGASDRGTTSFATLLPSATGSYGVDFNAAGVSAIQDWVRNAGTNAGFVLDAPTNMDGLELDSSEATTAANRPKLTVTYTVTSPGNGTGLLGQYFVGLNFESLIRQRTDATVDFDWNTAAPDPALPVDGFSVRWTGQVVPLHSQTYTFHTQSDDGVRLWVNGQQLINNWSDHSSVENSGSIALTADQKYDIKLEYYDKTGSAVARLSWSSASQPKQVIPATQLFPAPTQQPREPGLSGLDNSGKTIPDTDYAIPAGAIFMATNGSDGNPGTQAAPVATLNRAIALVPSGGTIVVRGGTYRDWYNNGAGNYKVATKPITFQAYPHETVWFDGTDVKPASSWTSDGAGHWYIDWSTPSFCNGGYYNYKYDAQPTTNTGPCAHFDMYGDPANPAAGDPQMVFIDGAYVHEVKTLAEATPGNFFYDWTNRRLYIATNPSGHTVEVAARPVALVLGGTGYALKGLGFRRYATNEYSNTTNSAVYIGATQSLVENCVFTQMAAGSLSIKSQGGVVRRSVFAHNGFTAIGSNGQTNSATVGYDGLLLEEILVNANNTERFGTNCSRSCAQAGVKIAHMNGFTVRHSVFENNVGGAGFWCDEDCRGGVMVYNIARNNKTGLFYEVSDTGIIASNLIYDNASYGIQSCSSNTKIYNNTLVNNAAINIWIYDDARNESDKRGSDIGPDTANVDVANNILSGGNITTLKASRSDSNYTNTGPNTFFSGLDYNSYYRSGGGGKSLVNWVDTGGVNYTSLAALQAGHGWESHGHDIASGGDPFFVNQELHDYAVRGTSPAYQSGKPLPADVAQALGVAAGTVTSRGALSWPGK; encoded by the coding sequence ATGCACATCGACAAGAACACACGGCCTTCGCGGCACGGGCCTGGCGCTCGCCGCGACCTCCAGGGCGCGCTCCTGCTCGCCCTGTTCACCCTGGCCTGCGACGGTGAACCCGCCGCCGGGACCATCGAGGCGGCGGACGGCGCCAGTGCCCTCGCCACCACCGTCACCGTGTCCTTCCAGGAGCAGGTCTCCCCCTCGGCCGCCTATACCGGCGTGTCGGACACCTCGCTCCTGGAGAGCTCCCCGTCCACCAACACCGGCGCCGACCCCATCTTGCGCATGGACCGTGACCATCCCAGCGGCACGGGAAAGGTCGCCAACACCCTCCTGCGCTTCGACGTCAGCGCCATCCCCTCGAACGCGACGGTGCAGTCGGCCCGGCTGACCTTCAACGTGAAGAACGCGACGACGGGTGAGGGCTACTTCGTCCACGCCGCGAGCCGGGCCTGGAACGAGTCGCAGGCCACCTGGACGAATGCGACGAGCACCATCACCTGGAGCGCGGGCGGCGCCAGCGGCGCCTCGGACCGGGGCACGACGTCCTTCGCCACGCTCCTCCCGTCGGCGACGGGCAGCTATGGCGTGGACTTCAACGCGGCGGGTGTCTCGGCCATCCAGGATTGGGTGCGCAACGCGGGCACCAATGCCGGCTTCGTGCTGGACGCGCCCACCAACATGGACGGACTGGAGCTCGACTCCTCCGAGGCCACCACCGCCGCCAATCGCCCGAAGCTGACGGTGACCTACACCGTGACCTCGCCGGGCAATGGCACGGGCCTGCTCGGCCAGTACTTCGTGGGCCTGAACTTCGAGTCCCTCATCCGGCAGCGCACGGATGCCACGGTGGACTTCGACTGGAACACGGCCGCGCCGGACCCCGCGCTTCCCGTGGATGGCTTCAGCGTGCGGTGGACGGGCCAGGTCGTCCCGCTCCATTCGCAGACCTATACCTTCCATACCCAGAGCGACGACGGGGTCCGCCTCTGGGTCAACGGCCAGCAACTCATCAACAACTGGAGCGACCACTCCTCCGTCGAGAACAGCGGCTCCATCGCGCTGACGGCGGACCAGAAGTACGACATCAAGCTCGAGTACTACGACAAGACGGGGTCAGCCGTCGCCCGGCTGTCCTGGTCCTCCGCGAGCCAGCCCAAGCAGGTCATCCCCGCGACCCAGCTCTTCCCCGCTCCGACACAGCAGCCGCGCGAGCCGGGCCTCAGCGGACTCGACAACTCCGGCAAGACGATTCCGGACACCGACTATGCCATCCCGGCCGGAGCCATTTTCATGGCCACGAATGGCAGTGACGGCAACCCGGGGACTCAGGCCGCTCCCGTGGCCACGCTCAACCGCGCCATCGCCCTGGTGCCCTCGGGCGGAACGATTGTCGTGCGCGGTGGCACCTACCGTGACTGGTACAACAACGGCGCGGGCAACTACAAGGTCGCCACCAAGCCCATCACCTTCCAGGCCTACCCGCACGAGACGGTCTGGTTCGACGGCACGGACGTGAAGCCGGCCTCCAGCTGGACGAGCGATGGCGCCGGCCACTGGTACATCGACTGGAGCACGCCCAGCTTCTGCAACGGCGGCTACTACAACTACAAGTACGACGCCCAGCCCACCACCAACACGGGCCCCTGCGCCCACTTCGACATGTATGGCGACCCGGCCAACCCCGCCGCGGGCGACCCGCAGATGGTCTTCATCGACGGGGCCTACGTGCACGAGGTGAAGACGCTCGCGGAGGCCACCCCGGGCAACTTCTTCTACGACTGGACCAACCGCCGCCTCTACATCGCGACCAACCCGAGCGGCCACACCGTGGAGGTGGCCGCTCGCCCCGTCGCCCTCGTCCTGGGCGGCACGGGCTATGCCCTCAAGGGCCTGGGCTTCAGGCGCTACGCGACGAACGAGTACAGCAACACCACGAACTCGGCCGTCTACATCGGCGCGACCCAATCGCTGGTCGAGAACTGTGTCTTCACGCAGATGGCGGCCGGCTCGCTCAGCATCAAGTCCCAGGGCGGGGTCGTGCGCCGGTCCGTCTTCGCGCACAACGGCTTCACCGCCATCGGCTCCAATGGCCAGACGAACAGTGCCACGGTCGGCTACGACGGCCTGCTGCTCGAGGAAATCCTCGTCAACGCCAACAACACGGAGCGCTTCGGCACGAACTGCTCCCGCTCCTGCGCGCAGGCGGGCGTGAAGATCGCGCACATGAATGGCTTCACGGTGCGCCACAGCGTCTTCGAGAACAACGTGGGGGGCGCGGGCTTCTGGTGTGACGAGGACTGCCGCGGCGGGGTGATGGTCTACAACATCGCCCGCAACAACAAGACGGGCCTCTTCTACGAGGTCTCCGACACCGGCATCATCGCGTCCAACCTCATCTACGACAACGCCAGCTACGGCATCCAGTCCTGCTCGTCGAACACGAAGATCTACAACAACACGCTCGTCAACAACGCGGCCATCAACATCTGGATCTACGACGACGCGCGCAACGAGTCCGACAAGCGCGGCTCGGACATCGGCCCGGACACCGCCAACGTCGACGTGGCGAACAACATCCTGTCGGGCGGAAACATCACCACCCTGAAGGCGTCCCGCTCCGACTCCAACTACACCAACACGGGCCCCAACACCTTCTTCTCGGGCCTGGACTACAACAGCTACTACCGCTCCGGCGGAGGCGGGAAGTCGCTGGTCAACTGGGTGGACACCGGCGGCGTGAACTACACCTCGCTGGCCGCGCTCCAGGCGGGCCACGGCTGGGAGAGCCACGGGCACGACATCGCGTCCGGAGGGGACCCCTTCTTCGTGAACCAGGAGCTGCACGACTACGCCGTGCGCGGCACGAGCCCCGCGTACCAGAGCGGCAAGCCGCTGCCCGCGGACGTGGCGCAGGCGCTCGGGGTGGCCGCCGGCACGGTGACGAGCCGGGGCGCGCTGAGCTGGCCGGGGAAGTAG
- a CDS encoding glycoside hydrolase family 16 protein — MHHSRLLRGGWGSSPWMAAALCLVTSGGCGGSPRPETEAHPGGVSLLMADGEPPVLGSADAPPGYSLVWGDEFENSTVDSSKWNTFENSNYGSSNKEDQCYFARNVSVGGGTLKITARRETVTCGATNPDTGTRTYYFTSGFLTTRNQGGPLKFKFRYGYTEARIKMPKGNPYWGAFWLVGPGDGSTPGTWPAYGEFDVTELLGARPDLTHGTFHYACTGRASCNTSSAAMYNVRTGDSYQGSSNFGPQLTPSNFVDGETSTRFVRYGFLWQPDRITWYVDGKPMRYLDADGNLYRYRPDGSKVFDRSLTSVFPNNPPTSPLSTVFAYEHSIHLNLAFGGGFPRYSTYGYTGIETATGYSDGNLAATLPAAMEVDYVRVFRLPGQ, encoded by the coding sequence ATGCATCACTCGCGACTTCTTCGTGGCGGTTGGGGCTCGAGCCCCTGGATGGCGGCGGCCCTGTGTCTCGTCACGAGCGGAGGTTGTGGTGGGTCTCCACGGCCCGAGACCGAGGCCCACCCCGGCGGCGTTTCGCTCCTGATGGCCGATGGGGAGCCGCCGGTGCTCGGCTCGGCCGATGCGCCCCCCGGCTACAGCCTGGTGTGGGGTGATGAGTTTGAAAACAGCACGGTGGACTCGTCCAAGTGGAACACGTTCGAGAACTCCAACTACGGCAGCAGCAACAAGGAAGATCAGTGCTACTTCGCTCGCAACGTGAGCGTTGGGGGTGGCACCCTGAAGATCACCGCGCGCCGCGAGACGGTGACCTGCGGCGCGACCAACCCCGATACGGGGACCCGGACCTACTACTTCACGTCCGGCTTCCTCACGACCCGCAACCAGGGCGGACCGCTGAAGTTCAAGTTCCGGTATGGGTACACCGAGGCGCGCATCAAGATGCCCAAGGGAAACCCCTACTGGGGGGCTTTCTGGCTGGTCGGACCCGGTGATGGCTCTACACCGGGGACGTGGCCCGCCTACGGTGAGTTCGACGTCACCGAGCTGCTCGGTGCGCGCCCCGACCTGACGCATGGGACCTTCCACTACGCGTGCACCGGTCGAGCGTCATGCAACACCTCGTCCGCCGCGATGTACAACGTGCGGACGGGAGACTCCTACCAGGGCTCGAGCAACTTCGGCCCTCAGCTGACTCCGAGCAACTTCGTGGACGGTGAGACCAGCACGCGGTTCGTGCGCTACGGCTTCCTCTGGCAGCCCGATCGAATCACCTGGTACGTCGATGGAAAGCCCATGCGCTACCTGGATGCCGACGGGAATCTCTATCGCTATCGCCCGGACGGCTCCAAGGTGTTCGATCGGAGCTTGACTAGTGTCTTCCCGAACAACCCGCCCACGAGCCCGCTCTCGACTGTCTTCGCCTACGAGCACTCGATTCATCTCAACCTGGCCTTCGGCGGTGGCTTCCCTCGCTACTCCACGTATGGATACACGGGCATCGAGACGGCGACCGGCTACAGCGACGGCAATCTGGCCGCGACGCTCCCCGCGGCCATGGAGGTGGACTACGTGCGCGTGTTCCGGCTCCCAGGACAGTGA
- a CDS encoding DNA/RNA non-specific endonuclease: protein MKVPERITQAARRRIQEAEQQRRRVLMALQSSNPLDAEPNEVRKLKRIQAVTGMNPEASKRIVAGESPRVFGLTGEARAGAERIQGKTTDFVGVSWIDQARWSANTVGRVVQDTLAPLGSGVLISNRLLLTNHHVIEDAQAARELLVEFDYELDENEQPRPLTRFTFDPDTFFLTSSEDDLDFTIVALGRRVLGTRDVSEFGYCPLFATGDRHVLGEFVNIVQHPDGDYKQVIIRENRLVTRLDTVMHYMADTMPGSSGSPVFNDQWEFVALHHWGEPFLESALPTGKPISKDLNEGIRTSAIVRTLEDMMKDRSPEERVLLEPALRNPARRGVVAPTETARRVVPAPGGAEPPVRAMDEAAGAPSAASLVAPALNPSSFAAPPSPSVSPPAGPSIQADGAVTWTIPLELSVRLGSGAPMGIASRPPSPEPELRAEVGGVGEALIRIDRNYANRRGYDPDFLKGFHIEMPRLSPEQRQQAARKLRAEPGEDPFELKYQHFSIVVNAERRMAFFTACNIDGSTWVSINRATGESRESAEAAEVWSVDERISPDAQCHQDLYDHQRPRTFDRGHLVRRLDPAWGTSTRAQRANADTFHFTNCAPQESRFNQRAQYWQGIERWLLEDNAIADRERIIVFTGPVFEDDDPEYRYVKVPRAFWKIVVFVQDDQLRATAIRASQGELLPGGLPEKMGRGAEDLSDTSEIHEFRSSVAEIERLTGLDFGPLRHHDTNASEGESRIRERLIHGFEELGLHLH from the coding sequence ATGAAGGTTCCAGAGCGCATCACGCAGGCGGCACGTCGGCGCATTCAAGAGGCCGAGCAGCAACGGCGGCGTGTGCTGATGGCCCTTCAGTCGAGCAATCCCCTGGACGCCGAGCCCAACGAGGTCCGCAAGCTCAAACGCATCCAGGCTGTCACCGGCATGAACCCCGAGGCTTCCAAGCGCATCGTCGCGGGCGAGAGCCCCCGGGTGTTCGGGCTCACGGGCGAGGCTCGCGCCGGCGCCGAGCGCATCCAGGGGAAGACCACCGACTTCGTGGGGGTCTCGTGGATAGACCAGGCGCGCTGGAGCGCGAACACCGTCGGCCGCGTCGTCCAGGACACCCTGGCGCCACTGGGCTCGGGCGTCCTCATCTCCAACCGGCTGCTCCTCACCAACCACCACGTCATCGAGGACGCCCAGGCCGCCCGGGAGCTGCTCGTCGAGTTCGACTACGAGCTGGATGAAAACGAACAGCCCCGGCCCCTGACGCGTTTCACCTTCGACCCGGACACGTTCTTCCTCACGAGCTCCGAGGACGACCTCGACTTCACCATCGTGGCGCTCGGTCGGCGGGTGCTCGGGACGCGCGATGTCTCCGAGTTCGGCTACTGCCCGCTGTTCGCCACGGGTGACCGGCACGTGCTCGGCGAGTTCGTCAACATCGTGCAGCACCCCGACGGCGACTACAAACAGGTCATCATCCGAGAGAACCGTCTCGTCACCCGGCTCGACACCGTCATGCATTACATGGCCGATACGATGCCGGGCTCCTCGGGCTCGCCCGTCTTCAACGACCAGTGGGAGTTCGTGGCGCTGCACCACTGGGGCGAGCCCTTCCTGGAATCCGCCCTCCCCACGGGCAAGCCGATCAGCAAGGATCTGAACGAGGGCATCCGCACCAGCGCCATCGTTCGAACACTGGAGGACATGATGAAGGACAGGAGCCCCGAAGAGCGCGTGCTGCTCGAGCCCGCGCTGCGCAACCCGGCGCGGCGCGGAGTCGTCGCCCCCACCGAGACGGCGCGACGCGTGGTCCCGGCTCCAGGAGGGGCGGAGCCGCCGGTCCGGGCCATGGACGAAGCCGCGGGCGCCCCGTCGGCGGCGTCTCTCGTGGCCCCCGCTCTCAATCCGTCATCCTTCGCCGCGCCGCCGTCTCCCTCCGTGTCGCCGCCCGCTGGTCCGAGCATCCAGGCGGACGGCGCCGTCACCTGGACGATTCCGCTCGAGCTCTCCGTCCGGCTGGGGAGCGGAGCGCCGATGGGGATTGCGTCACGCCCTCCATCGCCCGAGCCGGAGTTGCGCGCCGAGGTGGGTGGCGTCGGCGAGGCCCTCATCCGCATCGACAGGAACTACGCGAACCGCCGCGGCTATGATCCGGACTTCCTGAAGGGCTTCCACATCGAGATGCCACGGCTGAGCCCCGAGCAGCGCCAGCAGGCCGCCCGTAAGCTGCGGGCGGAACCCGGCGAGGACCCCTTCGAGCTCAAGTACCAGCACTTCTCCATCGTGGTGAACGCGGAGCGGCGCATGGCGTTCTTCACGGCGTGCAACATCGATGGCTCCACCTGGGTCTCCATCAACCGCGCCACCGGTGAATCACGAGAGTCCGCCGAGGCGGCCGAGGTCTGGTCCGTGGACGAGCGCATCTCGCCGGACGCGCAGTGCCATCAGGACCTGTACGACCACCAGCGGCCGCGCACCTTCGATCGCGGACACCTGGTGCGCAGGCTGGACCCGGCATGGGGGACGAGCACCCGCGCCCAGCGCGCCAACGCGGACACCTTCCACTTCACCAACTGCGCGCCGCAGGAGTCGCGCTTCAACCAGCGCGCTCAGTATTGGCAGGGAATCGAGCGGTGGTTGCTGGAGGACAACGCCATCGCAGACCGCGAGCGGATCATCGTCTTCACCGGGCCCGTCTTCGAGGACGATGATCCGGAGTACCGGTACGTGAAGGTGCCGCGGGCCTTCTGGAAGATCGTGGTCTTCGTCCAGGATGACCAGCTCCGGGCCACCGCCATCCGGGCCAGTCAGGGGGAACTGCTCCCGGGCGGCCTCCCCGAGAAGATGGGACGTGGAGCGGAGGACCTGAGCGACACGTCGGAGATCCACGAGTTCCGCAGCTCGGTGGCGGAGATCGAACGGCTGACGGGCCTGGACTTCGGCCCGTTGCGCCACCATGACACGAACGCGAGTGAAGGCGAGTCACGCATCCGCGAACGGCTCATCCACGGTTTCGAGGAGCTGGGCTTGCACCTGCACTGA
- a CDS encoding peptidoglycan-binding protein: protein MFEALTPAPRLPLKGFKLPAETQKKGSRGTGVKQLQLALVKLGHMTQAQMNTGPGIFGNKTEAALEKFQQAHHVTPSGVYNAQTRTAFQRLGASVGKPPTHKNPFLAQFKRALTELKLPLAWASSEALFQLIQHESSWNPREKNPRSTAFGLFQFLKSTWRTYLKEVPYGSTDPYFQALGGFRYIKACYGTPERAWAFWQRKHWY from the coding sequence ATGTTCGAGGCGCTGACGCCGGCACCCAGGCTACCGCTGAAAGGCTTCAAGCTGCCCGCGGAGACCCAGAAGAAGGGCTCCCGGGGAACGGGGGTGAAGCAGCTCCAGCTCGCGCTGGTGAAGCTGGGTCACATGACGCAGGCACAGATGAACACGGGCCCTGGAATCTTCGGGAACAAGACGGAGGCGGCGCTCGAGAAGTTCCAGCAGGCACATCACGTGACTCCCAGTGGTGTCTACAACGCGCAGACGCGCACGGCGTTCCAGCGGCTGGGAGCGAGCGTGGGCAAGCCTCCCACTCACAAGAATCCCTTCCTCGCGCAGTTCAAGCGGGCGCTGACCGAGCTGAAACTTCCGCTGGCCTGGGCCAGCAGTGAGGCGCTCTTCCAGCTCATCCAGCACGAGTCGAGCTGGAATCCTCGCGAGAAGAACCCCCGGAGCACCGCCTTCGGGCTCTTCCAATTCCTGAAGAGCACCTGGAGGACGTACCTGAAGGAGGTCCCCTATGGGAGCACGGACCCGTACTTCCAGGCGCTCGGAGGCTTCCGCTACATCAAGGCCTGCTATGGGACGCCCGAGCGGGCATGGGCCTTCTGGCAGCGGAAACACTGGTATTGA